The Rhodothermales bacterium genome includes a region encoding these proteins:
- a CDS encoding dienelactone hydrolase family protein, whose amino-acid sequence MADYLIDPHTGGSVAVAGAPLAGALAVVILVHGRGASAEGMLDLARHFWRDDVAYLAPQAAGATWYPHSFLAPITRNEPGLSSALWVLDGLVEQAGAAGVPAERVLLVGFSQGACLALEFAARHPRRYGGVAALSGGLIGSGEHPGAPPPDDKAFVYPGSLAGTPVLLGCSDNDPHIPVARVHRSAEVLTALGAVVDKRIFPGMGHTVHPDEIAVIEGWLGG is encoded by the coding sequence ATGGCTGACTATCTGATTGATCCGCATACGGGGGGCTCTGTCGCCGTGGCAGGGGCGCCGCTTGCCGGCGCTTTGGCCGTCGTAATCCTTGTTCACGGCCGGGGGGCTTCGGCCGAAGGGATGCTCGACCTCGCGCGCCATTTCTGGCGCGACGACGTGGCCTATCTGGCCCCGCAGGCGGCCGGCGCGACGTGGTATCCCCATTCGTTTCTGGCCCCGATTACGCGTAACGAACCTGGCTTGTCGTCTGCCCTATGGGTCCTCGATGGGCTCGTCGAGCAGGCCGGGGCAGCCGGCGTGCCGGCCGAAAGGGTCCTACTCGTCGGCTTCTCCCAGGGCGCCTGCCTCGCGCTGGAGTTCGCCGCCCGCCATCCGCGCCGATACGGCGGCGTTGCGGCGCTGAGCGGTGGCCTCATCGGAAGCGGCGAACACCCGGGCGCACCCCCTCCCGACGACAAGGCCTTCGTGTATCCCGGCTCGCTGGCTGGGACGCCCGTGTTGCTCGGTTGCAGCGACAACGATCCCCACATCCCGGTCGCCCGCGTACACCGTTCCGCCGAGGTCCTCACCGCCCTCGGCGCCGTGGTCGACAAACGCATCTTCCCCGGCATGGGCCACACGGTGCACCCGGATGAGATCGCTGTGATCGAAGGCTGGCTGGGCGGATAG